In Mangifera indica cultivar Alphonso chromosome 1, CATAS_Mindica_2.1, whole genome shotgun sequence, a single genomic region encodes these proteins:
- the LOC123194876 gene encoding nuclear transcription factor Y subunit B-9-like, producing the protein MEREDGFNQFPNKLARTSSALNIHSGNDNTATAAINTAAVNNNVVNINDNNNPAEQKPPCVVREQDQFMPIANVVRIMRRALPPHAKISDDAKETVQECVSEFIGFLTGEANERCHNELRKTITAEDVIWSLKKLGFDNYVGPLTLYMKRYRQNENQRNSAPKEPNVGPQVAEYRQIGMPGVNEPVPVYDNMVPGQSFFDPYSGLYYGDSSGSSSGGGLSSQNNMPDSDPSAHFN; encoded by the coding sequence CCTTGAACATTCATTCAGGAAATGACAACACTGCCACCGCCGCCATCAATACCGCCGCCGTCAATAATAATGTTGTCAACATTAACGACAACAATAACCCGGCTGAGCAAAAACCACCATGTGTTGTACGCGAACAAGATCAATTCATGCCCATTGCTAACGTTGTACGCATCATGCGCCGTGCGCTCCCTCCACATGCCAAGATATCTGATGATGCCAAAGAGACCGTTCAAGAATGTGTTTCTGAATTCATTGGCTTCCTCACTGGAGAAGCAAATGAACGCTGCCATAATGAGTTGCGTAAGACCATCACCGCTGAGGACGTCATTTGGTCTTTGAAAAAGTTAGGTTTCGACAACTACGTTGGGCCTCTCACTCTGTACATGAAGCGTTATCGTCAGAATGAGAATCAACGTAATTCTGCACCCAAAGAGCCGAATGTGGGGCCTCAAGTAGCGGAGTATCGACAGATTGGGATGCCTGGGGTTAATGAGCCTGTGCCTGTCTATGACAACATGGTTCCCGGTCAAAGCTTTTTCGATCCTTACTCTGGATTGTACTACGGGGACTCATCTGGTTCAAGCTCTGGGGGTGGACTCAGTTCTCAGAATAACATGCCTGATTCTGATCCATCCGCTCACTTCAACTGA